A stretch of DNA from Spirochaetaceae bacterium:
TCGTAGCTCATGCCGGCCGGCAGCTTGAACAGCCCGGAGGCGTGCACGGCGGTGAACTCGGCGAAGCCGCCGTGGGTGTTGGGGGAGATGCCCTGCCGCCGCAGGCAGTGGTTGTACTGGCCGGTGGTGCAGTACACGCACTCGCCGCAGTGCGAGAAGCACTCCACCGCCACCGTGTCGCCGACGGCGAAGCCGGTGACGCCCGCACCCACCTCCGCCACGACGCCGCAGGTCTCGTGGCCCGCGGCCGTGGTGTGCGACTGCCCCCAGGTGCCGAAGTAGGAATGCAGGTCGCTGCCGCAGATGCCGGTACAGCGGGTGTCGAGCAGCACCTGCCCCGCCTCCGGGCGGCTGCACTCCACCTGCCGCACCTCGATCTCCCTGATCCCGGTATAAATCGCCGCCTTCATGGTCGCCATACCCTACCTCCCGTGCGCTGTGCCGCCGCGCGCGCTCCCCAAGGTGGGCGCCGTAAGCGCAGTCCGGAATTTCCGCGCCACGCGCGGTC
This window harbors:
- a CDS encoding alcohol dehydrogenase catalytic domain-containing protein produces the protein MKAAIYTGIREIEVRQVECSRPEAGQVLLDTRCTGICGSDLHSYFGTWGQSHTTAAGHETCGVVAEVGAGVTGFAVGDTVAVECFSHCGECVYCTTGQYNHCLRRQGISPNTHGGFAEFTAVHASGLFKLPAGMSYEDGALVEPLAVSWRALAQAGAGSRDRVAIIGGGGGGGRGGGGGGGGGG